The proteins below come from a single Halomonas binhaiensis genomic window:
- the tatC gene encoding twin-arginine translocase subunit TatC → MSQTGDTPPPSSSEEGHAPLIEHLVELRSRLMRAVIAILVIFLALYAFSNDIYQFVADPLMALLPEGSSMIATEVASPFLAPFKLTLVVAVFIAMPFVLHQAWAFVAPGLYENEKNLALPLLASSVVLFYLGAAFAYYVVFPLLFAFFTQAGPENVTVMTDINQYLNFVLKLFFAFGIAFEIPIATFLLILSGAASVASLSAKRPYILLGCFVIGMLMTPPDVVSQSLLAVPMYLLYEVGLLAGRLVKKRRQPDDGEETEE, encoded by the coding sequence ATGAGTCAGACCGGTGACACTCCCCCACCTTCTTCATCCGAGGAGGGGCACGCCCCACTAATCGAGCACCTGGTAGAGCTGCGTTCCAGGCTGATGCGCGCAGTCATTGCCATCCTGGTGATCTTCCTGGCGCTGTATGCTTTCTCCAACGATATCTATCAATTCGTTGCCGACCCATTGATGGCCCTTCTGCCGGAAGGTTCATCGATGATCGCAACAGAAGTTGCATCTCCCTTCCTGGCCCCGTTCAAGCTGACCCTGGTGGTGGCCGTCTTCATCGCCATGCCTTTCGTATTGCATCAAGCCTGGGCATTTGTCGCCCCGGGGTTGTATGAAAACGAAAAAAACCTGGCGCTACCGCTATTGGCATCCAGCGTCGTGCTGTTCTATCTCGGTGCGGCCTTTGCCTATTACGTGGTATTCCCATTGCTGTTTGCGTTCTTTACCCAGGCCGGGCCAGAGAACGTCACGGTGATGACGGACATCAATCAGTATCTGAACTTCGTGCTGAAGCTGTTCTTCGCCTTCGGCATTGCCTTTGAAATCCCCATTGCCACTTTTCTGCTGATTCTGAGCGGAGCCGCCAGCGTTGCCAGCCTCAGCGCCAAGCGCCCCTATATTCTGCTGGGATGCTTCGTGATCGGCATGCTGATGACACCACCGGATGTGGTCTCACAGAGCCTGTTGGCTGTTCCCATGTACCTGCTCTACGAAGTCGGGCTGCTCGCCGGAAGGCTGGTAAAGAAACGCCGTCAGCCCGATGACGGGGAAGAGACAGAAGAGTAG
- the tatB gene encoding Sec-independent protein translocase protein TatB has translation MFDIGFLELMVIGVVGLLVLGPERLPKAARTAGLWVGRIKRSVAGIQREINAQLEAEELRQKLKEQQQKLDDSVSKVKRDVESIADEPSSDASQGSTSESPRAKADTLAKATDETLTQAASADDTASRNTAPSETSASDSSSALTAQPDDKDSATR, from the coding sequence ATGTTCGATATCGGCTTCCTGGAACTCATGGTCATTGGCGTCGTGGGCCTGCTGGTACTGGGCCCAGAACGCCTGCCCAAGGCTGCCCGCACGGCCGGGCTGTGGGTTGGACGTATCAAGCGGTCAGTGGCAGGTATCCAGCGCGAAATCAATGCTCAGCTTGAAGCTGAGGAGCTGCGCCAGAAACTCAAGGAACAACAGCAGAAGCTCGATGACAGTGTCAGCAAGGTGAAGCGCGATGTAGAGTCCATCGCTGACGAACCGTCATCCGATGCCTCACAGGGCAGCACCTCTGAGTCTCCTCGCGCCAAGGCAGATACGCTTGCCAAGGCAACTGATGAGACGCTTACGCAAGCTGCTTCAGCCGACGATACCGCTTCGCGCAACACAGCACCCTCGGAGACAAGCGCTTCCGACAGTTCGTCTGCCTTGACAGCACAGCCCGATGATAAGGATTCCGCCACGCGATGA
- the tatA gene encoding Sec-independent protein translocase subunit TatA, with product MLGGISIWQLLIVLAIIILIFGTKKLKNIGGDLGGAVKGFKKAVNDDDENGSETSKPQAQVRHDEPSDSTNTYDVEAERKSESSEERK from the coding sequence ATGTTAGGTGGTATCAGTATCTGGCAGTTGCTGATCGTTCTCGCCATCATCATCCTGATCTTCGGCACCAAGAAGCTCAAGAACATTGGTGGCGACCTGGGTGGTGCCGTCAAGGGCTTCAAGAAAGCGGTCAACGACGACGATGAGAACGGCAGCGAAACCTCCAAGCCGCAGGCCCAGGTGCGTCATGACGAGCCGTCCGACAGCACCAACACTTACGATGTCGAGGCCGAACGCAAGTCCGAATCCTCCGAAGAACGCAAGTAA
- a CDS encoding phosphoribosyl-ATP diphosphatase yields the protein MSDILDQLDAALADRRHADPETSYVASLHHKGLNKILEKVGEEAVETVLAAKDADASDPASHQALVAETADLWFHSLVMLSHLGLDHRQVLEELAKRFGVSGHEEKASRSKR from the coding sequence ATGAGCGATATTCTCGATCAACTTGACGCCGCCCTGGCAGATCGCCGCCACGCCGACCCGGAAACATCCTATGTGGCATCCTTGCATCACAAGGGGCTGAACAAGATACTCGAGAAAGTAGGCGAGGAAGCGGTCGAGACAGTGCTGGCTGCCAAGGACGCAGATGCCAGTGACCCCGCTTCGCATCAAGCCCTGGTCGCCGAAACTGCAGACCTGTGGTTTCATAGCCTTGTCATGCTGTCGCACCTGGGACTTGATCATCGCCAGGTGCTTGAGGAGTTGGCCAAGCGTTTTGGCGTTTCAGGGCACGAAGAGAAAGCCTCTCGGTCAAAGCGTTAA
- the ubiB gene encoding ubiquinone biosynthesis regulatory protein kinase UbiB, which translates to MILRPLRILWVITRYRLDTLLPLDRFPWWLRLVFQWSPLKVVPLGQYSRGERLRLSLEALGPIFVKFGQMLSTRRDLFPDDIANELKRLQDQVPPFPGEQAEALIESQLGITLQEAFAEFSREPLASASIAQVHAAVLPTGEEVVVKVIRPGIEKVMRQDMSLLYLLARTLQRLPEARRLHPVEVVRDYEVTLFDELDLTKEAANTSQLKRNFANSPLLYVPAIHWELTRHRVMVQERIHGVPVADIDALRAQNTDMRRLAERGVEIFFTQVFRDNFFHADMHPGNIFVSRETPQDPQYIAIDCGIVGSLTREDQDYLARNLLAFFHQDYYEVAALHIESGWVAEDTRANEFAAAVRTVCEPILEKPLKDISFGQVLLGLFQTARRFNMEVQPQLVLLQKTLLNIEGLGRQLYPDLDLWATAKPFLERWMKERAGIGGMWESFKRQAPELTRQLPELPVLAHHALTQHERRSRHLGQQTETLDKLQRQLSRQSSRVRRTRLGLGLIALALAWQPLSHWLGQQSLPILLAAGIGAVLVLWN; encoded by the coding sequence ATGATCTTGCGGCCATTGCGCATTCTCTGGGTGATCACCCGTTATCGTCTCGATACCCTGCTGCCGCTGGACAGGTTTCCTTGGTGGCTGCGCCTGGTCTTCCAATGGTCCCCGCTCAAGGTTGTGCCGCTCGGCCAGTATTCCCGGGGAGAGCGATTGCGTCTGTCGCTGGAAGCCCTGGGCCCTATTTTCGTCAAGTTCGGTCAGATGCTCTCCACCCGGCGAGACCTTTTCCCTGATGACATCGCCAATGAGCTCAAGCGTCTGCAGGATCAGGTTCCCCCCTTTCCCGGAGAACAGGCCGAAGCTCTGATCGAAAGCCAATTAGGCATAACGTTGCAAGAGGCCTTTGCCGAGTTCTCTCGTGAACCCCTGGCTTCAGCCTCCATCGCCCAGGTCCATGCTGCAGTATTGCCCACTGGAGAAGAGGTGGTGGTCAAGGTCATCCGACCAGGCATCGAGAAAGTGATGCGCCAGGACATGTCCTTGCTGTATCTCCTGGCACGCACTCTGCAACGCCTGCCGGAGGCTCGTCGCCTGCATCCCGTGGAAGTCGTGCGCGATTATGAAGTCACCCTGTTCGACGAACTCGACCTGACCAAAGAAGCCGCCAATACCTCGCAACTCAAGCGTAACTTTGCCAATTCGCCACTACTGTACGTCCCCGCCATCCACTGGGAACTGACCCGTCACCGTGTGATGGTGCAAGAGCGCATTCATGGCGTCCCGGTGGCCGACATCGATGCCCTCAGGGCTCAGAATACCGATATGCGACGCCTGGCCGAGCGAGGCGTGGAAATCTTCTTTACTCAGGTATTTCGCGATAATTTCTTCCATGCGGACATGCATCCAGGAAATATCTTCGTTTCCAGGGAAACCCCGCAAGACCCGCAATACATTGCCATCGACTGCGGTATCGTCGGCAGCCTGACCCGGGAAGATCAGGACTATCTGGCACGCAATCTACTGGCATTCTTCCACCAGGATTACTATGAAGTCGCGGCATTGCATATTGAATCCGGCTGGGTGGCAGAAGATACCCGAGCCAACGAATTTGCCGCTGCAGTGCGTACCGTCTGCGAACCTATCCTGGAGAAACCGCTAAAGGACATCTCCTTTGGCCAGGTTCTGCTCGGCCTGTTCCAGACGGCTCGGCGTTTCAATATGGAAGTACAGCCTCAACTGGTATTGCTGCAGAAGACATTGCTCAATATCGAAGGATTGGGTCGCCAGCTGTATCCTGACCTGGACCTGTGGGCCACAGCCAAGCCCTTCCTTGAACGCTGGATGAAAGAACGTGCCGGTATCGGAGGCATGTGGGAATCCTTCAAGCGCCAGGCACCAGAGCTTACCCGCCAATTGCCTGAGCTGCCGGTCTTGGCCCATCACGCCCTTACCCAGCATGAGCGTCGTTCACGACACCTTGGCCAGCAGACCGAGACACTCGACAAGCTGCAGCGTCAGCTCAGTCGCCAGAGCAGCCGTGTCCGCCGCACCCGGCTGGGACTGGGCCTGATTGCTCTGGCTCTGGCCTGGCAACCCCTGAGCCACTGGCTGGGCCAGCAGTCCCTGCCCATTCTTTTGGCTGCAGGTATCGGTGCTGTGCTGGTACTGTGGAACTGA
- a CDS encoding ubiquinone biosynthesis accessory factor UbiJ — MALTPTLMLAGIEKTLNALLSRDPAAPARLSALAGSRILLRLESPNCALVLAYHAQGIDLLQITDIDDIEEADFDAIVELDAETLGALVSGEEMERLMFSGRLAVRGKVHLLEATRDLILDLDLDWESQLASWLGDVPAHQLAEGLRGLARWGLRTQHELRADVSEYVFEEARLLPGRHQFEALRDALTDLELATDRTEARLARLQRLLSTEAERS; from the coding sequence ATGGCGTTGACTCCGACCCTGATGCTGGCCGGCATCGAGAAAACCCTGAATGCACTGCTGTCTCGAGACCCTGCAGCTCCAGCTCGCCTGTCGGCCCTGGCGGGCTCGCGCATTCTGTTGCGTCTGGAATCCCCCAACTGTGCTCTGGTACTTGCCTATCATGCTCAAGGCATCGACCTGTTGCAGATAACGGATATTGACGATATCGAGGAAGCGGATTTCGATGCCATCGTCGAACTCGACGCCGAAACCCTCGGGGCACTAGTTTCTGGCGAAGAAATGGAACGCCTGATGTTTTCCGGCAGACTTGCCGTGCGCGGTAAAGTGCATTTGCTCGAGGCGACCCGCGACCTGATTCTCGATCTCGATCTTGACTGGGAATCCCAACTGGCCAGCTGGCTTGGCGATGTCCCGGCCCACCAGTTGGCTGAGGGTCTGCGTGGCCTGGCACGCTGGGGATTGCGCACCCAGCATGAGTTGCGTGCCGATGTATCGGAATATGTCTTCGAAGAAGCCCGTCTGCTGCCTGGACGTCACCAGTTTGAAGCCTTGCGCGACGCACTCACCGATCTGGAACTGGCAACCGACCGCACTGAAGCACGACTGGCCCGACTCCAACGTCTGCTGAGCACGGAGGCCGAACGTTCATGA
- the ubiE gene encoding bifunctional demethylmenaquinone methyltransferase/2-methoxy-6-polyprenyl-1,4-benzoquinol methylase UbiE has product MDKRTTHFGYQDVPVEEKAARVADVFHSVASRYDLMNDLMSFGVHRLWKRITLERAGVRPGHKVLDIAGGTGDLALKFSRLVGPEGKVVLADINASMLGVGRDKLIDHGVGGNVEFVQANAECLPFPDNTFDCITIAFGLRNVTDKDKALASMARILKPGGRLLVLEFSKPSNPMLTKAYDEYSFRLLPKMGELVAGDSESYRYLAESIRMHPDQETLKGMMESAGLERVEYTNLTGGIVALHRGIKL; this is encoded by the coding sequence ATGGACAAGCGCACCACTCACTTCGGTTATCAGGACGTTCCGGTCGAAGAAAAGGCCGCTCGTGTGGCCGATGTCTTCCATTCCGTAGCCTCTCGCTATGACCTGATGAACGACCTGATGTCCTTCGGCGTCCACCGTCTGTGGAAGCGCATAACGCTTGAGCGCGCAGGTGTCCGCCCGGGTCACAAGGTACTCGATATCGCAGGTGGTACTGGAGACCTGGCACTCAAGTTCTCTCGCCTGGTCGGTCCCGAGGGCAAGGTCGTGCTGGCCGACATCAACGCCTCCATGCTGGGCGTCGGCCGGGATAAGCTGATCGACCATGGCGTCGGCGGCAATGTCGAATTTGTCCAGGCCAATGCCGAATGCCTGCCCTTCCCAGACAACACCTTTGATTGCATCACCATTGCCTTCGGCCTGCGCAACGTCACTGACAAGGACAAGGCCCTGGCTTCCATGGCGCGTATCCTCAAGCCAGGCGGCCGCCTGCTGGTGCTGGAGTTCTCCAAGCCTTCCAACCCGATGCTGACCAAGGCCTACGACGAATACTCGTTCCGCTTGCTGCCGAAGATGGGGGAACTGGTAGCCGGTGACTCAGAGAGCTACCGCTACCTGGCTGAGTCCATCCGCATGCACCCGGACCAGGAGACACTCAAGGGCATGATGGAAAGTGCCGGACTGGAACGTGTCGAATATACCAACCTCACTGGTGGTATCGTCGCATTGCACCGCGGTATCAAGCTGTGA
- a CDS encoding gamma-butyrobetaine hydroxylase-like domain-containing protein: MSTTAPVPSRVHYHKKARELEIGYPDGSSHRLSVEYLRVFSPSAEVRGHGGETATLQVGKKNVGLSNITQAGRYALKLHFDDGHDSGLYSWEYLYALIRDHDANWADYLKRLEDAGASREPLGIEIKQL, translated from the coding sequence ATGTCCACGACTGCTCCTGTACCTTCCCGGGTGCACTATCACAAGAAGGCTCGCGAGCTGGAGATCGGCTATCCCGACGGTTCCAGCCATCGTCTCAGCGTGGAATATCTACGCGTTTTCTCGCCTTCAGCGGAAGTACGCGGCCATGGCGGAGAGACGGCGACCCTGCAGGTCGGCAAGAAGAATGTCGGCCTGTCCAACATCACCCAAGCCGGCCGTTATGCACTCAAACTACACTTCGATGATGGCCATGACAGTGGCTTGTATAGTTGGGAATACCTCTACGCTCTGATTCGTGATCACGATGCCAACTGGGCGGATTATCTCAAGCGCCTGGAGGATGCAGGGGCGTCCCGCGAGCCATTGGGCATCGAGATCAAACAGTTGTAA
- the hslU gene encoding ATP-dependent protease ATPase subunit HslU encodes MTQMTPREIVHALDQYIVGQQDAKRAVAIALRNRWRRMQLGEELRQEVTPKNILMIGPTGVGKTEIARRLAKLAKAPFIKVEATKFTEVGYVGRDVESIIRDLTEAAIKLVREQAKAEVGHRAEDAAEDRVLDALLPPPRGQENEPREESSTRQMFRKKLREGQLDDKEIDIQVSPQAPSFEIQTPPGMEEMSQQLSSLFSGMGRGKTETRKTTVREALTLLRDEEAGKLVNEDDIKSRAIEAVEQNGIVFLDEIDKVAKGHGQSGGEVSREGVQRDLLPLIEGSTVSTKYGMVKTDHILFIASGAFHLSRPSDLIPELQGRLPIRVELNALTPQDFKRILTEPSAALTRQYQALMATDGLALEFTEDGIERIAEIAYSVNEGTENIGARRLHTVMERLLEDASYKGADFGEGLIIDRAYVDSQLGELAMDEDLSRYIL; translated from the coding sequence ATGACCCAGATGACGCCCCGTGAGATTGTCCACGCTCTGGACCAGTACATCGTCGGCCAACAGGATGCCAAGCGCGCTGTGGCCATTGCCCTGCGCAACCGCTGGCGGCGCATGCAGCTCGGCGAGGAACTGCGCCAGGAAGTCACCCCCAAGAACATTCTGATGATTGGCCCGACCGGTGTCGGCAAGACCGAAATCGCCCGTCGCCTGGCCAAGCTGGCCAAAGCCCCTTTCATCAAGGTCGAAGCCACCAAGTTTACCGAGGTCGGCTATGTCGGCCGCGATGTGGAATCGATCATCAGAGACCTGACCGAGGCCGCTATCAAGCTGGTACGTGAGCAGGCCAAGGCCGAAGTCGGTCACCGCGCGGAAGATGCCGCGGAAGATCGTGTTCTGGACGCACTGCTGCCGCCGCCCCGCGGGCAGGAAAACGAGCCTCGGGAAGAGAGTTCCACGCGCCAGATGTTCCGCAAGAAACTGCGTGAAGGCCAGTTGGACGACAAGGAAATCGACATTCAGGTTTCCCCTCAGGCACCGAGCTTCGAGATTCAGACCCCACCAGGTATGGAGGAAATGTCCCAGCAGCTCTCCAGCCTGTTCTCCGGCATGGGACGGGGCAAGACCGAAACCCGCAAGACTACCGTGCGTGAAGCCCTGACGCTGCTACGCGATGAAGAAGCCGGCAAGCTGGTCAATGAGGACGATATCAAGTCTCGTGCCATCGAGGCGGTAGAGCAAAATGGTATCGTCTTCCTCGATGAGATCGACAAGGTGGCCAAGGGCCATGGCCAATCCGGGGGAGAAGTTTCCCGTGAAGGGGTCCAGCGTGACCTGCTGCCGCTGATCGAAGGCTCCACCGTGTCCACCAAGTACGGCATGGTAAAGACCGACCACATTCTGTTCATTGCCTCGGGCGCTTTCCACCTCTCGCGTCCATCGGACCTGATCCCGGAACTGCAGGGACGCTTGCCGATTCGTGTCGAGCTCAACGCTCTGACACCTCAGGACTTCAAGCGTATCCTGACCGAACCATCCGCAGCCCTGACTCGTCAATACCAGGCACTGATGGCCACCGATGGCCTGGCGCTGGAATTTACCGAAGACGGCATCGAGCGCATTGCCGAAATCGCCTACAGCGTCAATGAAGGCACCGAAAACATTGGCGCTCGTCGCTTGCACACAGTGATGGAGCGCCTGCTGGAAGACGCTTCCTATAAGGGGGCAGACTTCGGTGAAGGACTGATCATCGACCGTGCCTATGTCGATTCCCAGCTTGGAGAACTGGCCATGGATGAGGATCTGTCGCGCTACATTCTGTAA
- the hslV gene encoding ATP-dependent protease subunit HslV, whose product MTTIVSVRRGDQVALAGDGQVSLGNTVMKGNASKVRRLYHGQVLAGFAGGTADAFTLFERFEAQLEKYQGNLVKAAVELAKDWRTDRALRRLEALLAVADKKSSLIITGNGDVVEPERGIIAIGSGGNFALSAARALLENTDLSAREITEKSLEIAGDICVFTNHNVTLEEL is encoded by the coding sequence ATGACCACGATCGTTTCCGTGCGCCGCGGCGACCAGGTGGCGCTCGCAGGCGACGGCCAGGTGTCGTTGGGCAATACCGTGATGAAAGGCAATGCCAGTAAAGTGCGTCGCCTGTACCACGGCCAGGTACTGGCAGGTTTTGCAGGCGGTACCGCCGATGCCTTTACTTTGTTCGAGCGTTTTGAAGCCCAGCTCGAGAAATATCAAGGCAACCTGGTCAAGGCGGCCGTAGAGCTGGCCAAGGATTGGCGTACCGATCGCGCCCTGCGCCGTCTGGAAGCACTACTGGCGGTAGCCGACAAGAAATCATCGCTGATCATTACCGGCAACGGTGATGTCGTGGAACCTGAGCGTGGCATCATCGCTATTGGTTCCGGCGGCAATTTTGCCCTGTCTGCAGCACGCGCCCTGCTCGAGAACACGGACCTCAGTGCCCGCGAAATCACGGAAAAGTCCCTGGAAATTGCAGGCGATATCTGCGTGTTCACCAACCATAACGTGACCCTGGAAGAGCTTTGA
- a CDS encoding SPOR domain-containing protein, giving the protein MATRKTTPPRKRGATSSKKRKSTPASGRGGLPWWLWAGAGIAAGYLLAHYQNGTAPWQDQGSQVAAVLPKPSGSQQGDSEAKGGGSDEPPMPTFEFYTLLPESEVIAPDADMPVSTAKRPEAARKPEQESESEGISGDDPIAAVIAATNAKQESAQQTASKPTASSATASANRRYMLQAASFRDIADANQLASRLKDFGLLAKISDVEAAGGATWHRVQVGPYSDRQELARAQDLMSTQGIEPLLIQLQN; this is encoded by the coding sequence ATGGCCACCCGCAAGACCACCCCACCGCGCAAGCGCGGAGCGACCTCAAGCAAGAAGCGTAAATCCACCCCGGCCAGCGGTCGGGGCGGATTGCCCTGGTGGCTGTGGGCGGGTGCCGGCATTGCGGCCGGCTACCTCCTGGCGCACTACCAGAATGGCACGGCCCCCTGGCAGGACCAGGGCTCGCAAGTGGCCGCAGTTCTGCCCAAACCCTCCGGCAGTCAGCAAGGAGACAGTGAGGCCAAAGGTGGGGGCAGTGATGAACCTCCCATGCCGACTTTCGAGTTCTACACCCTGCTGCCAGAATCCGAAGTGATTGCTCCTGATGCCGATATGCCGGTATCCACGGCCAAGCGACCGGAAGCGGCAAGAAAGCCTGAGCAGGAATCAGAGTCCGAGGGAATCTCCGGGGATGATCCTATCGCAGCGGTCATCGCGGCAACCAATGCCAAGCAGGAAAGCGCTCAGCAGACTGCCTCCAAGCCGACAGCCAGTAGCGCCACGGCCAGTGCCAATCGGCGCTACATGCTTCAGGCAGCTTCTTTCCGCGATATCGCCGATGCCAACCAACTGGCCAGTCGCCTCAAGGACTTCGGCCTGTTGGCCAAGATCAGTGATGTAGAGGCCGCTGGAGGTGCTACCTGGCACCGCGTTCAAGTTGGCCCGTACAGTGATCGCCAGGAGCTGGCCCGAGCCCAGGACCTGATGAGCACACAAGGTATCGAACCACTGCTGATTCAGTTGCAGAACTGA
- the argS gene encoding arginine--tRNA ligase: MKDTIVALLDAALSELKQQEVIPSGLSPAYKVDPTKDKTHGDYATNLAMMLAKPAGKPPREVAQRLIDALPESSAVSKVEIAGPGFINFFAATDAAAQVVRQVLEAGDSFGRSMLGQGQKVQVEFVSANPTGPLHVGHGRGAAVGDCLCRLLEATGYDVTREFYYNDAGAQITNLALSVQARAKGLGPDDESWPQDGYRGGYIVDVAKAYLAGETVHADDRHVTAQADPEDLDAIRDFAVAYLRREQDLDLRAFGVAFDVYFLESSLYTDGKVEATAQRLTDNGHTYEKDGALWLRTTDFGDDKDRVMRKKEGGYTYFLPDVAYHLDKWQRGFTTVINEQGADHHSTVTRVRAGLQALNVDIPQGWPDYVLHQMVLVTRSGVEVKLSKRAGSYVTLRDLIDEVGRDATRFFLAARRADSQLTFDIDLARSQSNDNPVYYVQYAHARVCSVLRKAESEGLDFNNELALANLGLLEADQEKALLNRLARYPEVVSHAAASREPQQIAQYLQDLAADFHSCYNACKVMVDDAALRNARLALGLATRQVLRNGLDLIGVSAPEEM, from the coding sequence ATGAAAGACACTATCGTTGCGCTGCTCGACGCTGCCCTTTCCGAGCTCAAGCAGCAAGAGGTCATCCCCTCGGGTCTCTCTCCGGCCTACAAGGTTGACCCGACCAAGGACAAGACCCATGGCGACTATGCCACCAATCTGGCGATGATGCTGGCCAAGCCCGCCGGCAAACCGCCACGCGAGGTAGCCCAGCGTCTGATCGACGCCCTGCCCGAGAGCAGCGCCGTATCCAAGGTAGAAATCGCAGGTCCCGGATTCATCAACTTCTTCGCGGCAACCGACGCCGCTGCCCAGGTTGTGCGCCAGGTGCTTGAAGCCGGCGACAGTTTCGGTCGCAGCATGCTCGGCCAGGGGCAAAAGGTTCAGGTCGAGTTCGTGTCCGCCAACCCGACCGGCCCGCTGCATGTCGGGCACGGCCGCGGCGCTGCCGTCGGTGACTGCCTGTGCCGTCTGCTCGAAGCGACCGGCTACGATGTCACTCGCGAGTTCTACTATAACGACGCAGGCGCCCAGATCACCAACCTGGCACTGTCCGTGCAGGCCCGTGCCAAGGGACTCGGTCCGGATGACGAAAGCTGGCCGCAAGATGGCTACCGTGGCGGCTATATTGTCGATGTGGCCAAGGCCTATCTGGCTGGCGAGACGGTGCACGCCGATGATCGCCATGTCACCGCTCAGGCCGATCCGGAAGACCTTGACGCCATCCGCGACTTCGCCGTGGCCTATCTGCGCCGCGAGCAGGATCTCGACCTGCGCGCCTTCGGCGTGGCATTCGATGTCTATTTCCTCGAGTCATCTCTGTATACGGATGGCAAGGTCGAGGCGACCGCCCAACGCCTGACCGATAATGGCCACACCTACGAGAAGGACGGCGCTCTTTGGCTACGCACGACCGACTTCGGCGATGACAAGGATCGGGTCATGCGCAAGAAGGAAGGTGGCTACACCTATTTCCTGCCGGACGTGGCCTATCATCTCGACAAGTGGCAGCGCGGCTTCACCACTGTGATCAACGAACAAGGAGCTGACCACCACTCCACCGTGACTCGGGTTCGTGCCGGCCTGCAAGCACTGAACGTCGACATTCCCCAAGGTTGGCCCGACTACGTACTGCACCAGATGGTGTTGGTGACGCGTTCCGGGGTCGAGGTCAAGCTATCCAAGCGCGCCGGCAGTTATGTCACCCTGCGCGATCTGATCGATGAAGTGGGTCGCGATGCCACTCGCTTCTTCCTTGCTGCCCGGCGTGCCGATTCGCAACTGACCTTTGACATCGACCTGGCCCGCTCTCAGTCCAACGATAATCCGGTGTATTACGTCCAGTACGCTCACGCCCGAGTGTGCAGCGTGCTGCGCAAGGCAGAGTCAGAAGGACTTGACTTCAATAATGAGCTGGCTCTGGCCAACCTGGGCCTGCTCGAAGCTGACCAGGAAAAGGCCCTGCTCAATCGCCTCGCTCGCTATCCGGAAGTGGTCAGCCATGCAGCCGCTTCTCGCGAGCCGCAGCAGATCGCACAATATTTACAGGACCTGGCAGCGGACTTCCATAGTTGCTACAACGCGTGCAAGGTGATGGTCGACGATGCCGCACTGCGTAATGCCCGTCTGGCTCTGGGTCTGGCCACCCGCCAGGTGCTGCGCAACGGCCTCGACCTGATTGGCGTGAGTGCACCAGAGGAGATGTAA